A stretch of the Nitrospiria bacterium genome encodes the following:
- a CDS encoding GTP-binding protein: MSKAKFERTKPHINIGTIGHVDHGKTTLTSAITKVLAEKKMAE, encoded by the coding sequence ATGTCGAAGGCGAAATTTGAGCGGACGAAGCCGCACATCAACATTGGGACGATCGGGCACGTGGATCACGGGAAGACGACGTTGACGAGTGCGATCACGAAGGTGTTGGCGGAGAAGAAGATGGCGGAG